From Flavipsychrobacter sp., a single genomic window includes:
- a CDS encoding site-specific integrase — translation MASVKAILWNEQNKDGLYPITIRVIKDRKPSYVYIGHYIEKKYWDADNQKVKKSHPLSRKLNTLIQKTVYDAHEKLLELELNDSGSTSHSVTKKVRSRNKNSFFAQAQVYIDNKRANKKYNQVVSDEPRIKHFKEFLKGVDISFKDITVPLLKKYRAYLKGSRNVSERTIINHLIVIRTIFNQAIEAGIVEQKHYPFGKNKIQIKFPDSLKVGLTREEVQRLENVELIDKKLHHARNLWLFAFYFAGMRISDVLLLKWSDFHSDRLHYSMGKNTKAGSLKLSDKVIKILAEYKREQPKHDLVFPDLEVVTNINDQYDVQRKTSYATKRLNKALKAVAESANINTDLTMHIARHTFGNLSGDKIPIQMLQKLYRHSSLTTTIGYQSNFIHKDADDALDAVIGT, via the coding sequence GTGGCAAGCGTTAAAGCAATACTATGGAATGAACAAAATAAAGATGGACTCTATCCAATCACTATACGTGTAATTAAGGATAGGAAACCTTCCTATGTCTATATCGGTCATTATATCGAAAAGAAGTATTGGGATGCTGATAACCAAAAAGTAAAAAAGTCTCACCCTCTATCTCGTAAACTAAATACACTTATTCAAAAAACAGTATATGACGCTCATGAAAAATTATTGGAGCTTGAACTAAATGATAGTGGGAGCACTTCACATAGTGTCACTAAAAAGGTACGTTCTCGTAATAAGAACTCATTTTTTGCCCAGGCTCAGGTGTATATTGATAACAAAAGAGCTAATAAGAAATACAATCAAGTGGTTTCTGACGAACCCCGCATTAAACATTTTAAAGAGTTTTTAAAAGGTGTTGATATTTCCTTCAAGGATATTACTGTTCCCTTGCTAAAAAAGTACCGTGCCTACCTTAAAGGCTCTCGGAATGTGAGTGAAAGAACTATTATTAATCACTTAATTGTTATTCGTACCATATTTAACCAAGCTATTGAGGCTGGTATTGTGGAACAGAAACACTACCCTTTTGGAAAAAATAAGATACAGATAAAATTCCCAGATTCTCTAAAAGTTGGATTAACACGTGAAGAAGTACAACGACTTGAAAATGTTGAATTAATCGACAAGAAATTACATCACGCACGCAACTTATGGCTTTTTGCCTTCTATTTTGCAGGTATGCGTATTTCGGATGTATTACTCCTTAAATGGTCTGATTTTCATAGTGATAGACTCCACTACTCTATGGGTAAAAATACCAAAGCTGGTTCTTTAAAGTTGTCTGATAAAGTGATTAAGATACTGGCTGAGTATAAAAGAGAGCAACCTAAACACGACTTAGTCTTTCCAGACTTAGAAGTAGTAACTAATATCAACGACCAATATGATGTACAACGTAAAACATCTTATGCTACTAAGCGTTTAAATAAGGCACTTAAAGCTGTAGCGGAATCAGCTAATATTAATACCGATCTAACGATGCACATTGCTCGTCATACTTTCGGTAATCTTTCAGGTGATAAAATACCAATCCAAATGCTTCAAAAGCTATACAGACACTCTTCTTTAACAACAACAATCGGCTATCAATCTAATTTTATACATAAAGATGCTGACGATGCACTGGATGCTGTTATTGGGACATAA
- a CDS encoding RES domain-containing protein, with protein sequence MELETFKDQVWELAKNGATQQELEDFVGMFYSHKPISYYEIEAGRFIARGRYNENGEIFCNKDQLSYIKDDLSKVKPGRANFSGQPVFYAAIPHDSTYSNTISTIMMEVALNSIHNFQTSREYFTVGRWRVKKPLTVAVLPFSATNLDRNPSMSAMREYYNNYLIKQFGHHPANQYFLDSLEYISDLFCRYDNRDISYQICAAFFNAICKMFSKDNTAIDGIVYPSANTYNAGINIALNTKSVDEKLELDWVQMIAMQRNPSNPYDLFFGHASDEQFPDVSGNFCFKNVF encoded by the coding sequence TTGGAATTAGAAACGTTTAAAGATCAGGTTTGGGAGTTAGCAAAAAATGGTGCCACTCAACAAGAATTGGAAGATTTTGTTGGTATGTTCTACAGTCATAAACCCATTTCCTACTATGAAATTGAAGCTGGTAGGTTTATAGCAAGGGGACGTTACAACGAGAATGGCGAAATATTCTGTAATAAGGATCAACTTTCATATATCAAAGATGACTTATCTAAAGTAAAGCCGGGTAGGGCTAATTTCTCTGGTCAGCCTGTATTTTACGCTGCCATTCCGCATGATAGTACCTATTCTAATACAATCTCTACCATTATGATGGAGGTCGCATTAAACTCTATCCATAATTTTCAGACAAGCAGAGAATATTTTACGGTAGGAAGATGGCGTGTAAAAAAGCCCCTAACCGTAGCCGTATTGCCTTTTTCTGCAACCAACCTGGACAGAAACCCGTCAATGTCTGCTATGCGGGAATACTATAATAACTACCTTATAAAACAGTTTGGTCATCATCCGGCTAATCAATACTTCCTTGATAGCCTTGAATATATTTCTGATCTTTTCTGTCGCTATGATAACCGGGATATATCCTATCAAATATGTGCCGCATTCTTTAATGCGATCTGCAAGATGTTTAGCAAGGATAATACTGCCATTGATGGTATAGTTTACCCCAGTGCCAATACTTACAATGCAGGCATCAATATCGCATTAAATACAAAGTCAGTAGATGAAAAGCTGGAACTTGATTGGGTTCAGATGATCGCAATGCAACGCAACCCATCCAACCCATATGACCTGTTTTTTGGTCATGCAAGTGATGAACAGTTTCCTGATGTAAGTGGTAACTTTTGCTTTAAAAATGTTTTCTAA
- a CDS encoding T9SS type A sorting domain-containing protein, with protein MKKLLVALMLLTFCQPLYAQDPISASTIHVYDGATQSTAYVDSFTYSYQGTRQSNYNPYFEGFGADEYTYWTLNSSTNQYEAFQKGINLFDSKGNIIKHILGYIEPTGLDTSAIYDYVYDANDRITSRTYKSNSTSGWYWENRLSYTYDAQGNRTSYLREIWDIGNNNWRNDSMSTYTYTNGKMTGELTQWWWPTTSSWEDISRTAISYNSNEPDSILTEQYHLSSWDTTTLEVYHYDANNNNDTLTIFDYYTSWVPSQRNIYSYDNNHNRLSNIQQGYLKSQSKFENQFRERYSYNTHNLLTLTLIDVWNAQSSQFEYLDGYPYMMFRHYGSLPSGIERISSNRNLKIFPNPASSTIQIQMIVPQSKELLEFAIYDASGKQMRFWRHEPYSGGLYNHVIDVTEILDGLYVIRNLNTGISQQIIITH; from the coding sequence ATGAAAAAACTTTTGGTAGCACTCATGTTGCTAACCTTTTGCCAACCTCTGTACGCGCAAGACCCAATTAGCGCCAGCACTATTCATGTTTATGATGGGGCGACACAATCTACTGCTTATGTGGACTCATTCACTTATTCTTACCAAGGGACACGACAATCCAATTACAACCCTTATTTTGAGGGGTTTGGGGCGGATGAATACACCTACTGGACTTTAAATTCTTCTACGAACCAGTATGAAGCTTTCCAAAAGGGTATCAACCTCTTTGATAGCAAAGGGAATATTATCAAACATATCTTGGGCTATATAGAACCGACAGGACTGGATACATCGGCAATCTATGATTACGTTTATGACGCAAATGACCGTATCACTTCTCGTACTTACAAAAGCAACTCTACAAGCGGGTGGTATTGGGAAAACAGGTTGAGTTACACCTATGATGCGCAAGGGAACAGGACATCCTATCTTCGAGAGATATGGGATATAGGAAATAATAACTGGCGCAATGATTCCATGAGTACCTATACTTATACAAATGGGAAGATGACAGGGGAACTCACGCAATGGTGGTGGCCGACCACAAGTAGCTGGGAAGATATAAGCAGGACAGCCATAAGCTATAACAGCAATGAGCCTGATAGTATCTTGACAGAGCAATATCATCTATCCTCATGGGATACTACTACATTAGAAGTATATCACTATGATGCAAACAATAATAACGATACGCTGACGATATTTGACTATTACACAAGTTGGGTGCCGAGCCAGCGAAACATTTATAGCTACGATAATAACCACAACCGACTATCCAATATTCAGCAGGGCTATCTAAAATCTCAAAGTAAATTCGAGAACCAGTTTCGGGAACGATACAGCTATAATACACATAATCTGCTAACCCTCACCCTGATTGATGTCTGGAACGCACAATCGTCACAATTTGAATATTTAGACGGTTATCCATATATGATGTTCAGACATTACGGCTCATTGCCATCAGGGATAGAGCGTATATCGAGTAATCGTAATTTAAAGATATTCCCCAATCCCGCTTCATCCACTATTCAAATTCAAATGATAGTGCCTCAAAGCAAAGAACTGCTTGAATTTGCTATTTACGATGCTAGCGGCAAACAGATGCGTTTCTGGCGGCATGAGCCGTATTCAGGTGGTTTATATAACCATGTGATAGATGTCACTGAAATACTTGACGGGCTGTATGTCATCCGCAATCTCAACACAGGAATATCACAACAAATTATTATTACTCACTAA
- a CDS encoding helix-turn-helix domain-containing protein, producing MQVICLEEQAFYTLLEEVVERLKSTQQHTDKWVDQQEAMRLLNIKSRTTLQKIRDEGKIRFSQPEKRIILYDRESINAYLEQHAKETF from the coding sequence ATGCAAGTTATCTGCCTTGAGGAACAGGCATTTTATACTTTACTGGAAGAAGTGGTCGAACGATTAAAGAGTACTCAGCAACATACTGATAAATGGGTTGACCAACAGGAAGCCATGCGTCTGCTGAACATCAAGTCCAGAACAACACTCCAGAAAATACGAGATGAAGGAAAGATAAGGTTCTCACAACCTGAGAAACGGATCATCTTGTATGACCGAGAAAGTATCAATGCATACCTTGAACAACACGCAAAAGAAACATTTTAA
- a CDS encoding TraM recognition domain-containing protein, with product MTHKQSPSVLDTVLIDFSTPDYRSHWTTRNAVEGVQIFGGIGSGKTSGSGKTIALQYLSNGFGGLVLTAKHEEKALWQKYCRIADRQQDLIIVEPGAGYYFNFLEYESTVSGKSFTANIVQVLKTVIATGNGPQDKKGDDGFWEGALDMLLSNTVDLCLLAYGRVTVQDLYEIAQSAPKRTFTGNNADTESKQQADNAFRKAYNIAMDKVQEQVNSWKAGLSKEELDRFKTNAEFTKAASDHLPDVRLMGFINNFFTDSYRNMAEKTRSIVDFYMVGFLYGLLRDPVYSLFCRYHSNFTPEDSLNGKIILINLPVKDYYKVGKDTQVIFKYIWQRAMERRRIEENGRPVFLWADEAQHFLHEHDAEYQATARSSRIATVYISQNLPNYFGNMGGRDGEYKIKSFLGTLGTKIFHANADIETNKYASDLMGEGWQKDESEAISTTEGKTSHTNTVTARLQKNIRPEIFGILKTGGPDNNWVVTGYVHVQGKKFSNGFNYRKIIIHQKT from the coding sequence GTGACACATAAACAATCACCGTCGGTATTAGATACCGTTTTGATAGATTTCTCTACACCTGACTATAGGTCTCACTGGACAACCCGTAATGCCGTAGAAGGAGTTCAGATATTTGGCGGGATCGGTTCAGGGAAAACATCCGGTTCAGGAAAGACCATAGCCCTTCAATATCTCTCCAATGGGTTTGGAGGTTTAGTCCTCACTGCCAAGCATGAAGAAAAAGCACTCTGGCAAAAATATTGTCGTATTGCAGACAGGCAACAAGACCTGATCATTGTAGAGCCTGGCGCAGGATATTACTTTAACTTCCTCGAATATGAATCCACCGTATCAGGCAAATCATTTACCGCTAATATCGTCCAGGTACTCAAAACAGTCATTGCTACAGGCAATGGGCCACAGGATAAAAAGGGAGATGATGGCTTTTGGGAGGGGGCTTTAGATATGCTGCTATCCAATACAGTAGATCTATGTTTGCTGGCTTACGGAAGAGTGACCGTACAAGACCTCTATGAGATCGCCCAATCCGCACCCAAGAGAACCTTCACTGGTAATAACGCTGATACAGAATCCAAGCAACAGGCGGATAATGCATTTCGTAAAGCTTACAATATCGCTATGGACAAAGTCCAGGAGCAGGTCAATAGCTGGAAAGCAGGTTTAAGTAAGGAAGAACTAGATCGTTTCAAAACCAATGCAGAGTTTACCAAAGCCGCCTCTGATCACCTGCCCGATGTAAGGCTTATGGGCTTCATCAATAACTTCTTCACAGATAGCTATCGCAATATGGCGGAAAAGACCCGCTCTATTGTTGACTTTTACATGGTGGGCTTTCTTTACGGCTTATTACGCGACCCCGTTTATTCCTTATTCTGTCGTTACCACTCCAATTTCACACCGGAAGATAGCCTGAACGGCAAGATCATTCTTATTAACCTGCCTGTAAAGGATTACTACAAGGTAGGTAAGGATACCCAGGTCATTTTCAAATATATCTGGCAACGGGCTATGGAGCGCAGACGTATTGAAGAGAATGGCAGACCTGTATTTCTTTGGGCTGATGAAGCGCAGCATTTTCTTCATGAACATGATGCGGAATACCAGGCAACCGCCAGGAGCAGTCGTATTGCAACGGTCTATATTTCACAGAACTTGCCTAACTATTTTGGCAATATGGGTGGTCGTGATGGCGAGTATAAGATCAAGAGCTTCCTAGGCACCTTAGGCACCAAGATATTCCATGCTAATGCCGATATAGAAACCAATAAATATGCTTCTGATCTCATGGGTGAAGGATGGCAAAAAGATGAATCTGAAGCCATCTCTACAACTGAGGGGAAAACATCTCATACCAATACTGTAACAGCGAGATTACAAAAGAACATTAGACCTGAGATATTCGGCATACTGAAGACAGGTGGACCGGATAATAATTGGGTGGTCACCGGATATGTCCATGTACAGGGCAAGAAATTTTCTAACGGATTTAACTACAGAAAAATAATCATTCATCAAAAAACATAA
- the mobF gene encoding MobF family relaxase has translation MIRMIQSMSAGHAKAYYTEALSKADYYIDGQELNGSFQGRLSKRLGVTGAVTREAFFALCENRHPLTGQPLTPRTKKERKIGYDINFHVPKSVSILNALAKDDHIINAFRHSVAATMREMEAQAKVRVRKGGVSSDRDSGELIWADFIHQTARPVEGFAPDPHLHAHCFVFNLAWDGTEQRLKAGKFREINKEIPYYKARFHKRLADKLVDLGYKVRPTAKAFEVEGIPQEVIALFSKRTDAIGRVAKEKGITDAKELSELGVRTRAKKQHGLSMEELKAEWKEQIIQLEQGKEAVQNPPVRFTPEQTKEQSTKNTVLKECIDHTMLHHFERASVVSFNTLAATALKHSIGKAVSVDDVTDGLNTLPELIRVEDGGRLMCTTKEVLREEQRMVQLARGGKNNFSPLYAEVPEIKATGQQGQAIRHVLTTSDMVSIVRGAAGAGKTTLMTEAVKLMEQAGKQVTVVAPTARASRGVLRDEGFAKADTVAGLLHNPELQQQLRGQVLWVDEAGMLGTKDMAALLEVATKQKARLILGGDTRQHASVVRGDALRILNTVGGISVAEVDKIYRQKDVVYRSAVADLSRGDIPAGFRKLDSIDAIKEISSGNNAGLLDDYMTAVKAGKDVLVIAPTHEQGEQLTIAIRESLKRAGRIGKRELDIERLKSKGFTQAERSDPRNLETGLVVQFNQNQKGIKRGSRWDIVDIKEHDVLLKDKSGKTVTLDLSKPEHFDVYERKQIVVAKGDKMQITRNSFDKERKRMDNGVVLNVVSASKKNGLTLQNPQSKMLYRVAKDFGNITHAHCITSHASQGKTVDEVFVAQPVATFAATNAKQFYVSVSRAREKVHIYTDDREELLIRASQMGDRSGAMELVRSATDKHLEYVRLQEIEKGNDHTQSIELDKTKKQTINITKSYEDYEPGL, from the coding sequence ATGATCAGGATGATACAAAGCATGTCTGCAGGACATGCGAAAGCATATTATACGGAAGCTTTGAGCAAAGCCGACTACTATATTGATGGCCAGGAACTGAACGGAAGCTTTCAGGGCCGCCTGTCAAAACGGCTGGGTGTTACCGGGGCGGTGACCCGCGAGGCGTTCTTTGCCTTGTGCGAAAACCGCCATCCCCTCACCGGGCAACCCCTCACCCCCCGTACCAAAAAGGAACGGAAGATCGGCTATGACATCAATTTTCATGTGCCTAAATCGGTCTCTATTCTGAATGCACTGGCAAAGGATGATCATATCATTAACGCGTTCCGCCATAGCGTAGCGGCAACCATGAGGGAAATGGAAGCACAGGCAAAGGTGCGGGTACGCAAGGGCGGCGTATCATCGGACAGGGATTCCGGGGAACTGATATGGGCGGATTTTATACACCAGACGGCAAGGCCTGTTGAAGGCTTTGCCCCAGACCCACACCTGCACGCCCATTGCTTTGTTTTTAACCTTGCCTGGGACGGAACAGAACAAAGGCTTAAAGCTGGAAAGTTCAGAGAGATCAACAAAGAGATACCTTATTATAAAGCACGGTTTCATAAACGATTAGCGGATAAACTGGTAGATCTGGGCTACAAGGTACGTCCTACGGCTAAGGCCTTTGAAGTGGAAGGTATTCCTCAGGAAGTGATCGCCCTGTTCTCCAAGCGCACCGATGCCATCGGGCGCGTGGCAAAAGAAAAAGGCATTACGGATGCCAAAGAACTAAGTGAACTTGGTGTGCGTACCCGTGCAAAAAAACAGCATGGTTTGAGCATGGAAGAACTCAAAGCGGAATGGAAAGAACAGATCATCCAACTGGAACAGGGTAAAGAGGCCGTTCAAAACCCACCTGTCAGGTTTACCCCTGAACAAACAAAAGAACAATCTACCAAAAACACAGTTTTAAAGGAATGTATTGATCATACGATGCTGCATCATTTTGAAAGGGCATCGGTGGTGTCTTTCAATACACTGGCAGCGACTGCTTTAAAACATAGTATCGGTAAAGCGGTTTCAGTTGATGACGTGACCGATGGATTGAATACCCTGCCCGAACTGATCCGGGTTGAGGATGGTGGACGGCTCATGTGTACGACCAAAGAAGTGTTGCGCGAAGAGCAAAGGATGGTACAGCTTGCCCGTGGTGGCAAAAACAACTTCAGCCCACTTTATGCGGAAGTGCCGGAGATCAAGGCGACAGGACAGCAAGGACAGGCTATCCGCCATGTACTGACCACTTCAGATATGGTCTCTATTGTTCGCGGTGCTGCTGGGGCTGGCAAAACCACCCTGATGACCGAGGCAGTTAAGCTCATGGAGCAAGCAGGCAAACAGGTGACGGTTGTAGCCCCTACAGCCAGGGCTTCAAGGGGTGTGTTAAGGGATGAAGGCTTTGCCAAAGCAGATACTGTTGCCGGACTACTTCATAATCCTGAACTGCAACAACAGTTGCGTGGTCAGGTGCTATGGGTGGATGAAGCGGGAATGCTCGGCACTAAAGATATGGCCGCCTTGCTGGAGGTTGCCACGAAACAAAAGGCGCGACTGATCCTGGGCGGAGATACCCGCCAGCATGCCAGTGTCGTGCGTGGGGATGCTTTGAGGATATTAAATACGGTCGGCGGTATATCCGTAGCCGAAGTGGACAAAATCTACCGTCAAAAAGATGTGGTTTATCGGAGTGCGGTTGCTGACTTATCCAGGGGGGATATTCCGGCGGGCTTTAGAAAATTAGATAGTATTGATGCCATCAAAGAGATCAGCTCTGGTAATAATGCCGGATTACTGGACGATTATATGACGGCAGTAAAGGCTGGTAAGGATGTATTGGTCATTGCCCCGACACATGAACAGGGAGAGCAATTAACTATTGCGATTAGAGAATCTCTTAAGCGTGCAGGTCGTATTGGCAAACGTGAATTGGATATCGAACGGCTCAAAAGCAAAGGGTTCACACAGGCAGAACGGTCTGACCCACGCAATCTGGAAACAGGATTAGTGGTACAGTTCAATCAAAACCAGAAAGGCATTAAACGAGGCAGTCGCTGGGATATAGTGGACATCAAAGAACATGATGTTCTGCTAAAAGACAAGTCAGGCAAAACAGTGACCCTAGACTTGTCAAAGCCCGAACATTTTGATGTGTATGAACGTAAGCAGATTGTTGTTGCCAAAGGCGACAAAATGCAGATCACAAGAAATAGTTTTGATAAGGAGCGCAAACGCATGGATAATGGGGTTGTGTTGAATGTCGTTTCTGCGAGTAAAAAGAATGGGCTTACGCTTCAAAACCCGCAAAGCAAAATGTTGTACCGTGTCGCGAAAGACTTTGGGAATATCACTCATGCCCATTGCATCACTTCCCATGCCTCCCAAGGTAAAACGGTGGATGAGGTCTTTGTGGCGCAACCTGTCGCCACGTTTGCAGCTACCAACGCAAAACAGTTCTATGTCTCCGTCTCAAGGGCTAGGGAAAAGGTGCATATCTATACAGATGACCGCGAAGAGTTATTAATCCGTGCCAGTCAAATGGGTGACCGTTCGGGGGCAATGGAATTGGTCAGGTCTGCCACGGATAAACATCTAGAGTATGTTCGCTTACAAGAAATAGAGAAAGGTAATGACCATACACAAAGTATAGAATTGGACAAAACAAAGAAACAGACTATCAACATCACAAAATCATACGAGGACTATGAGCCGGGACTTTGA
- a CDS encoding phosphotransferase produces the protein MEKRRNWLAALESCLLQNGIVYKIIEPDLHFGEKSILIEVVNQNHSSILKIYSKKDVQLFEHEHKILSSLSKYLYQKHFYIPLIVPLESNIESAINEFKNLQEDDYYIINMTRIDGNLLSNSSYSTFKSLEIMCKIVEGLISTTIEMSSIKKNEGRLIHCQGIYSWVESDHSKIPYVTIDNHFDEIELLVSKQSVLSKKKVFDLINRFHHLKQINSKLSYLAHNDIHIGNIIVYNQKVGLIDFACSYKTSLLADFGGVLAHVGNNYKDYIVYRASTFLHSLNIEPGYLIDQISFYSIKRALRRILFLEEANCNRNSALWDIPISILTDNISC, from the coding sequence ATGGAGAAGAGACGCAATTGGTTAGCTGCATTAGAATCGTGCCTCCTACAAAATGGTATTGTATATAAAATAATAGAGCCAGATTTGCATTTTGGAGAGAAATCTATTTTGATTGAAGTAGTCAATCAAAATCATTCATCAATCTTAAAAATATATAGCAAAAAAGATGTTCAACTTTTTGAGCATGAACATAAAATACTTTCCAGTCTCTCTAAATATTTATACCAAAAACACTTTTATATTCCTTTAATAGTTCCGTTAGAAAGCAATATAGAGAGTGCCATAAATGAGTTTAAAAACTTACAGGAAGACGATTATTACATTATTAATATGACTCGAATTGATGGGAATTTGTTGAGTAACTCTTCTTACTCAACGTTTAAAAGTCTTGAAATAATGTGCAAAATAGTAGAAGGACTTATTTCAACTACTATAGAAATGTCTTCTATCAAAAAGAATGAAGGCAGACTAATACACTGCCAAGGAATATACTCTTGGGTAGAAAGCGATCATTCTAAAATACCCTATGTAACTATTGACAATCACTTTGACGAAATTGAGTTATTAGTGTCAAAACAAAGCGTACTTTCTAAAAAGAAGGTTTTTGATTTAATTAATAGGTTTCATCATTTAAAACAAATAAATTCTAAGTTGTCTTACTTGGCTCATAATGACATCCACATAGGCAACATTATTGTTTATAACCAGAAAGTAGGGCTTATTGATTTCGCATGTTCCTACAAAACAAGTTTATTAGCGGATTTCGGCGGTGTGCTGGCCCATGTTGGAAATAATTATAAGGATTATATTGTATATCGTGCATCTACATTTCTCCATTCTTTAAACATAGAGCCAGGCTACCTAATTGACCAGATATCTTTCTATTCTATTAAAAGAGCACTTCGGCGTATTTTATTCTTAGAAGAAGCTAATTGCAATAGAAATAGTGCCTTATGGGATATACCTATTAGTATACTTACAGATAATATATCTTGTTAA
- the ribH gene encoding 6,7-dimethyl-8-ribityllumazine synthase, whose amino-acid sequence MKQEHSINNVPNIKNANVCILQSKWYKEQTDCMTKKCIDVLKMADANINTYIVPGCLEFALAAQSLLNVKQYDAIICIGVLMKGDTDHYDMILQSCVIGMQNVSLASETPLINAILPVSSVEQAVERASDNNFNKGIEAAIAAAEFIQWRRDAIG is encoded by the coding sequence ATGAAACAAGAACATAGTATAAATAATGTGCCAAATATAAAAAATGCCAATGTCTGCATTTTACAGTCTAAATGGTATAAAGAACAAACAGACTGTATGACTAAAAAGTGTATAGATGTTTTAAAAATGGCAGATGCAAATATTAACACCTATATTGTCCCAGGTTGTCTTGAGTTTGCATTGGCAGCACAAAGTCTCTTAAATGTAAAACAATATGATGCAATCATTTGTATTGGTGTTTTAATGAAAGGTGATACAGATCATTATGACATGATTTTACAGTCTTGTGTCATTGGAATGCAAAACGTATCACTAGCATCTGAGACTCCATTAATAAATGCAATATTGCCTGTATCTTCCGTTGAGCAAGCTGTTGAGAGGGCATCTGATAATAATTTCAATAAGGGGATTGAAGCGGCAATTGCAGCAGCAGAATTTATTCAATGGAGAAGAGACGCAATTGGTTAG
- a CDS encoding riboflavin synthase, translated as MFTGIIETQGSVLSITANGTNVTYTIYASFTKDLKVDQSVSHNGVCLTIENINIEASTYQVTAIKETLDKTELKDWRINSKVNLERGVLPSSRIDGHFVQGHVDTTARCKKVLDQNGSWLFTFEFDNTFAPLIIEKGSICVNGISLTAFNVKNNAFDVAIIPFTWNNTNISEVSEGIEVNIEFDMIGKYILRKLSLESDD; from the coding sequence ATGTTCACAGGAATTATTGAAACTCAAGGTTCAGTATTAAGTATAACAGCCAATGGTACAAATGTAACATATACCATTTATGCTTCATTTACTAAAGATTTGAAAGTTGATCAGAGTGTATCTCACAATGGAGTTTGCTTAACGATTGAAAACATAAATATCGAAGCATCCACATATCAAGTTACTGCCATTAAAGAAACATTAGACAAAACTGAATTGAAAGATTGGCGAATAAATTCAAAAGTGAATTTAGAAAGAGGAGTTCTGCCTAGTAGTCGTATTGATGGACATTTTGTACAGGGGCATGTAGATACAACAGCTAGGTGTAAGAAGGTTTTAGATCAAAATGGTAGTTGGCTTTTTACATTTGAATTTGATAATACTTTTGCACCTCTTATTATTGAAAAAGGTTCGATTTGTGTTAATGGAATAAGTTTAACTGCATTCAATGTGAAAAATAATGCTTTTGATGTAGCTATTATTCCATTTACATGGAATAATACAAACATTTCAGAAGTATCAGAAGGTATAGAAGTGAATATTGAATTTGACATGATAGGAAAATATATATTACGCAAATTGTCACTAGAATCAGATGATTAA
- a CDS encoding DUF2958 domain-containing protein, which yields MKLFTDEQYRQLLKNGQPEHTDQDHPPVVKLVLPGTDCIWLLSEIDPDNKDIAFGLCDLGMGFPELGYVSLNELRQVTTPVLGFAVQRAAFFEAGYPMSVYADAARIKEAITEDERLLQQCHFKQQQKKQNKLRP from the coding sequence ATGAAACTCTTTACTGACGAGCAATACCGGCAACTGCTAAAAAACGGACAGCCGGAACATACGGATCAGGATCATCCACCTGTCGTTAAGCTGGTACTCCCTGGTACCGACTGTATCTGGCTCTTATCAGAAATTGACCCCGACAATAAGGATATTGCTTTCGGACTTTGTGACCTGGGAATGGGATTCCCGGAACTTGGATATGTAAGCCTGAATGAATTGCGGCAAGTCACCACACCTGTTTTAGGGTTTGCGGTACAACGTGCTGCTTTCTTTGAAGCTGGATACCCAATGTCCGTTTATGCTGATGCGGCAAGGATCAAAGAGGCGATCACAGAAGATGAACGTCTTTTGCAGCAATGTCATTTCAAGCAACAGCAGAAAAAACAAAACAAGCTCAGACCTTAA